In Oryza brachyantha chromosome 2, ObraRS2, whole genome shotgun sequence, a single window of DNA contains:
- the LOC102722928 gene encoding wall-associated receptor kinase 4-like, producing the protein MSLLLLLWALLGVALQQSGATGVGDGGITHIPSAAYLQARCPSRCGDAKFFYPFGTSPGCFRRGFGLTCDNTTAPPSLFWGNTDTRILSTDPTDRNFIYASITFNITMVPGTNAYHRSWKSPADGFYINSDTKLYVVGCGVEVQLFDNDTNMTIGSCKTICIGDKRNMEKELAVVGHCNGLGCCIIDLPDYIRGFEFTLTQIDEQTAHSESLPVSVFLSEDYNFNTSGPYSTWMANRGFTSLEAFIMDQPSCESALANKASYACSTNSLCANMPGGGYLCYCNPLSSSGANPYILDGCIEADYNPSPRGYCTRSCGNLPIPFPFGLEDGCSALRKFRLNCTSSNSTIFTDRKGATYLVTNVSVNDGYFVVRNLQNSSRYSDEEMARTNGNSQDREANSFLQDLFDLSQDYDMMIWWGVTNMTCQEATQRNDTYACRSVQSRCQDVTRDGIPLGYRCKCSIGYEGNPYVHDGCKDVNECLLQNSCNGPCKNFPGGYNCTSCSHGKEFDAAKRECVTSVKLLGIAIGISCGLGSIILVLSAIALATKWNRSIQKKIREEYFKKNKGLLLEQLILDKSAADRTKIFSLEELEKATNNFDATRIVGGGGHGTVYKGILSDQRVVAIKKSNIAKQIEIDQFINEVAVLSQIIHRNVVKLFGCCLESEVPLLVYEFISNGTLYNLLHNDENVKGLLPWDDRIRIATEVAGALAYLRAAAIMPIFHRDVKSSNVLLDDNLITKVSDFGASRSVSLDQTHVVTAVQGTFGYLDPEYYHTGKLTGKSDVYSFGVILVELLTRKKPIFDNDQGVKQSLSHYFIEQLQEGALMEIVDSMIVEEANKEEIDDIASLILACLNLKGEERPTMKDVDMRLQFLRTKRLLKCQHFTGSTGGMPPFRLPLNCDSHPQTNLSNHVKFPKEGISGCYSLQQEFVDLASFPR; encoded by the exons ATGTcgctgctcctgctgctgtgGGCGCTGCTGGGAGTCGCGTTGCAGCAGTCAGGAGCCACCGGAGTTGGCGACGGAGGGATCACGCACATCCCTTCCGCCGCCTACCTGCAGGCTCGCTGCCCCTCCCGCTGCGGAGACGCCAAATTCTTCTACCCCTTCGGGACGTCGCCGGGCTGCTTCCGGCGAGGCTTCGGGCTCACCTGCGACAACACCACAGCTCCTCCAAGTCTATTCTGGGGCAACACGGATACCCGGATTCTCTCCACGGACCCGACAGATCGCAATTTCATCTATGCCTCGATTACCTTCAACATCACCATGGTCCCAGGCACGAATGCCTACCACAGGTCCTGGAAGTCCCCTGCTGACGGGTTTTACATCAATTCTGACACCAAACTGTACGTCGTTGGCTGCGGTGTCGAGGTTCAGTTGTTCGACAATGATACAAACATGACTATCGGTTCTTGCAAGACCATATGCATTGGCGACAAAAGGAACATGGAGAAGGAACTGGCAGTTGTTGGCCACTGCAATGGTTTGGGCTGCTGCATAATTGACCTGCCTGATTACATTCGAGGCTTTGAGTTCACACTGACCCAGATAGATGAACAAACAGCACACTCAGAGTCGTTGCCTGTCAGTGTTTTCTTGTCAGAAGACTACAATTTTAACACGAGTGGCCCTTACTCGACATGGATGGCCAACAGGGGTTTTACGAGCTTAGAAGCTTTCATCATGGATCAGCCAAGCTGTGAAAGCGCATTGGCGAACAAGGCAAGTTATGCATGTAGCACCAATAGCTTGTGCGCAAACATGCCTGGCGGAGGATACTTGTGTTACTGTAATCCGCTTTCTTCATCAGGTGCTAACCCGTACATTTTGGATGGTTGCATTGAAG CAGATTACAATCCCAGTCCCAGAGGATATTGCACGAGGTCTTGTGGGAACTTGCCCATCCCATTCCCCTTTGGGCTTGAAGACGGTTGCTCTGCACTCAGAAAATTTCGACTTAATTGTACATCAAGTAATTCTACTATCTTCACGGACCGTAAAGGGGCGACATACCTAGTGACAAACGTATCAGTGAACGATGGGTATTTTGTCGTCCGAAACTTGCAGAACAGCTCAAGATATAGCGATGAAGAGATGGCCAGAACAAATGGTAACAGCCAGGACAGGGAAGCAAACAGTTTTCTGCAGGATCTTTTTGATTTGTCTCAGGACTATGACATGATGATATGGTGGGGTGTCACAAATATGACTTGTCAAGAAGCTACGCAACGGAACGACACTTACGCGTGCCGCAGTGTGCAAAGCAGGTGCCAAGATGTCACCCGTGATGGAATACCTCTTGGATATCGCTGCAAGTGCTCTATCGGTTACGAAGGGAATCCATATGTTCATGATGGCTGCAAAG ATGTCAATGAGTGCCTACTGCAAAATTCATGCAATGGTCCATGTAAAAATTTCCCTGGAGGCTATAATTGCACGAGTTGCTCGCATGGAAAAGAGTTCGACGCAGCAAAAAGGGAATGCGTAACATCAGTTAAACTACTAG GTATTGCAATTGGAATTAGTTGTGGTCTAGGCTCCATAATTCTTGTACTGAGTGCAATTGCACTTGCCACTAAATGGAACAGAAGCATCCAGAAGAAGATTCGAGAAGAatacttcaaaaaaaataaaggtctACTCTTAGAGCAACTAATCTTGGATAAAAGCGCTGCAGACAGAACAAAGATATTTTCATTGGAGGAACTAGAGAAAGCAACTAACAACTTTGATGCCACTAGAATTGTTGGTGGTGGAGGCCATGGAACAGTTTACAAAGGAATTCTGTCAGATCAACGAGTGGTGGCCATAAAAAAGTCCAACATTGCAAAGCAAATTGAGATAGATCAGTTTATTAATGAGGTTGCTGTCTTGTCCCAAATCATTCATCGCAATGTAGTAAAGCTTTTTGGTTGTTGCCTAGAATCGGAGGTTCCATTACTAGTTTACGAGTTCATATCCAATGGAACATTGTACAATCTTCTTCACAATGACGAAAATGTTAAAGGACTATTGCCATGGGATGATCGTATTAGGATTGCAACGGAAGTTGCAGGAGCACTTGCTTATCTCCGCGCAGCTGCCATAATGCCCATTTTCCATAGAGATGTCAAATCTTCCAATGTTCTCCTAGATGACAATCTTATTACAAAGGTTTCTGACTTCGGTGCTTCAAGATCTGTTTCACTAGATCAAACTCATGTGGTAACAGCAGTACAGGGCACATTTGGTTATTTAGATCCAGAGTATTACCACACTGGCAAACTCACTGGTAAGAGTGATGTCTACAGTTTTGGGGTGATACTGGTTGAGCTTCTAACTAGAAAGAAGCCAATTTTTGACAATGATCAAGGTGTAAAACAAAGCCTGTCCCATTATTTCATCGAACAGCTTCAAGAGGGAGCACTAATGGAAATTGTAGATTCCATGATTGTTGAAGAGGCAAACAAGGAAGAGATAGATGACATAGCCTCACTTATACTAGCTTGCCTAAATCTCAAAGGAGAAGAGAGACCTACCATGAAAGATGTGGACATGAGGCTTcagtttttgagaactaaGAGGTTACTAAAATGCCAACATTTTACAGGAAGCACTGGAGGGATGCCTCCTTTCCGTTTACCATTGAATTGTGACTCCCACCCCCAAACCAATTTGAGCAATCATGTTAAATTTCCAAAAGAAGGTATCTCTGGGTGTTACAGTTTGCAGCAAGAATTTGTGGATTTAGCAAGTTTTCCACGCTAG
- the LOC102699373 gene encoding LOW QUALITY PROTEIN: wall-associated receptor kinase-like 6 (The sequence of the model RefSeq protein was modified relative to this genomic sequence to represent the inferred CDS: inserted 2 bases in 1 codon; deleted 1 base in 1 codon) — MSSRLLLVVCAISYVLVCSAATPPASGAVYGVGGGLLSVPSNDSLARCPSTCGSANISYPFGIGAGCFRQGFEVTCDNSTHRPKLFLGNSTTEITQTGFYDVRVSPGFNVTITPGTSVYSMSWESPAKGFNISDYNNLYVVGCGVEVYLFDIDTNRTVGVCISKCIGDRKIMERELASAYDCNGLGCCKISFYALEGAGLRGFRLKLVHRDSITVPSTVKILVAEYYEFDSNDLYSSWINTSNIDYNTLLDFAVVDQPSCEIASTNKTSYACDTNSLCRNASFKGYSCYCKNRVGNPYVLDGCIEGYNPNPKRNCRRTCGNLPIPYPFGLEEGCFANKKFLLSCASDNTTIIARGRTKFHVSKVSVNEGYLTVSNMLNGTSQDEDKLVIIQTNEPYRLGDDTEDQFEFSEEFDMNMKWAIANLTCQEASQKRATYACVSTNSECRNVSRGKIPLGYRCKCSEGFDGNPYVKGELDGCRDIDKCLQPNSCNGICINYPGGYNCTKCPQGKEFDQTKRRCITSAKKHNLFVGVAVGISCSLGSIWNLAFCATMLASKWKKGIQKRVRRAYFKKNQGLLLEQLIFDESATNKTKIFSLDELEEATNNFDATRVLGRGGHGTVYKGILSDQRVVAIKKSKIVEQTEIDQFINEVAILSQIIHRNVVKLFGCCLESEVPLLVYEFISNGTLYDLHTEVSAKCLLSWDDRIRIAVEAAGALAYLHSATVIPIFHRDIKSSNILLDDGFTTKVSDFGASRSVSLDETHVVTIVQGTFGYLDPDYYHTGQLTEKSDVYSFGVILVXLLTRKKPIFINDEGAKQSLSHYFVEGLQEGSFIEIMDPRVVEEANKEEINDIASLTEVCLKPRGGDRPTMKKVEMRLQFLRTKRLKKFQLPTGSDEEIKELICQESSKSHAQNNSGNVGDSTSEGIQGKSSSYRLEQEFSSSINIPR; from the exons ATGAGCTCGAGATTATTACTGGTAGTTTGTGCCATTTCTTATGTGCTTGTGTGCTCGGCGGCTACGCCCCCAGCATCGGGTGCAGTCTATGGAGTTGGCGGGGGGCTCTTGTCTGTCCCGTCTAATGACTCCCTTGCTCGCTGCCCTTCCACTTGTGGGAGCGCGAACATCTCTTACCCATTTGGAATAGGGGCTGGGTGCTTCCGGCAAGGCTTCGAGGTCACCTGCGACAACAGCACCCATCGTCCTAAGCTCTTCCTGGGCAACAGTACGACCGAGATCACACAAACGGGTTTCTATGATGTACGTGTCTCCCCTGGCTTCAACGTTACCATAACTCCAGGTACGAGTGTCTACAGCATGTCCTGGGAGTCTCCTGCTAAGGGTTTCAACATTAGTGATTACAATAATTTGTATGTTGTTGGCTGCGGGGTCGAGGTCTACCTGTTTGACATTGATACAAACCGGACCGTCGGTGTTTGCATTAGCAAGTGCATAGGCGACAGAAAAATCATGGAAAGAGAATTAGCAAGTGCTTATGATTGTAATGGATTGGGCTGCTGCAAAATCAGTTTCTATGCGTTGGAAGGTGCAGGGCTAAGAGGCTTTAGGCTCAAGCTAGTTCACCGTGATAGCATCACGGTGCCCTCCACCGTCAAGATTCTCGTAGCGGAATACTATGAATTTGATTCAAATGATCTTTACTCAAGTTGGATAAATACAAGCAATATTGACTATAATACGTTGCTTGACTTTGCTGTCGTTGACCAGCCAAGCTGTGAAATAGCCTCCACAAACAAGACAAGTTATGCTTGTGATACTAACAGCCTCTGCAGAAATGCATCATTCAAAGGCTACTCCTGCTACTGCAAAAATCGTGTTGGCAACCCCTACGTTCTAGACGGTTGCATCGAAG GTTACAACCCCAATCCTAAAAGAAACTGTAGGAGGACATGTGGAAACTTGCCCATTCCATACCCTTTTGGGCTTGAAGAAGGCTGCTTTGCAAACAAGAAATTTCTACTTAGCTGTGCATCAGACAATACTACCATTATCGCCAGAGGTAGAACAAAATTTCATGTGTCTAAGGTATCAGTGAACGAAGGGTACCTGACTGTTAGCAATATGCTCAATGGGACCAGCCAAGACGAGGACAAATTGGTCATAATTCAAACTAATGAGCCGTACCGCCTAGGGGACGACACGGAAGATCAGTTTGAGTTCTCTGAAGAATTTGACATGAATATGAAATGGGCGATTGCCAATCTAACGTGCCAAGAAGCCTCCCAGAAGAGAGCGACATATGCGTGCGTCAGCACCAACAGTGAATGCCGTAATGTCTCGCGCGGGAAGATACCTCTTGGATATCGTTGCAAGTGCTCTGAAGGATTTGATGGAAATCCATACGTCAAAGGCGAATTAGATGGCTGCAGAG ACATTGACAAGTGCTTACAGCCAAATTCATGTAATGGAATATGCATAAATTATCCTGGGGGCTATAATTGCACCAAATGTCCACAAGGTAAGGAGTTTGACCAGACAAAAAGAAGATGCATTACATCAGCTAAGAAGCACAATCTTTTCGTAG GTGTTGCGGTTGGAATCAGTTGTAGCCTTGGCTCAATATGGAATCTTGCATTTTGTGCAACTATGCTTGCCAGTAAGTGGAAGAAAGGTATCCAGAAGAGAGTCCGAAgagcatattttaagaaaaaccaAGGGCTACTGTTAGAGCAACTAATCTTTGATGAAAGTgctacaaacaaaacaaagattTTTTCCTTGGACGAATTAGAGGAGGCGACCAACAACTTTGATGCTACACGTGTTCTTGGTCGTGGAGGACATGGCACAGTTTACAAAGGGATTCTATCTGACCAGCGTGTGGTggcaattaaaaaatcaaaaattgtAGAACAAACAGAGATAGATCAGTTTATCAATGAGGTTGCTATATTGTCTCAAATTATCCACCGCaatgtggtgaagttgttcggTTGTTGCCTTGAATCCGAGGTACCATTGTTGGTATATGAGTTCATATCTAATGGAACGTTATACGACCTCCATACCGAAGTAAGTGCCAAATGCTTGTTGTCATGGGATGATCGTATTAGGATTGCTGTAGAAGCAGCAGGGGCACTTGCTTATCTACACTCAGCTACTGTAATACCAATTTTTCATAGAGACATAAAGTCTTCTAACATACTCTTGGATGACGGCTTCACTACAAAGGTTTCTGATTTTGGTGCTTCGAGATCTGTTTCACTTGATGAGACACATGTGGTAACAATTGTCCAAGGCACATTTGGCTATCTAGATCCAGATTACTATCATACTGGACAACTAACCGAAAAGAGTGatgtatatagttttgggGTGATACTTGT ACTTTTGACAAGAAAGAAACCTATTTTTATCAATGATGAAGGTGCAAAACAGAGCTTGTCTCATTATTTCGTTGAAGGGCTTCAAGAGGGATCTTTCATCGAAATAATGGATCCGCGGGTTGTTGAAGAGGCAAATAAGGAAGAGATCAATGATATTGCCTCACTTACAGAGGTATGCTTGAAACCTAGAGGAGGAGATAGGCCTACTATGAAAAAAGTCGAGATGAGGCTGCAGTTCCTGAGAACCAagaggtta aaaaaattccaacttCCTACAGGAAGTGATGAAGAGATTAAGGAACTTATATGCCAAGAGTCTAGTAAATCTCATGCACAGAACAACTCTGGCAATGTTGGTGATTCAACATCTGAAGGAATTCAAGGAAAGTCTAGTAGCTACAGGCTAGAACAAGAATTTTCATCCTCAATCAATATCCCACGCTAA